One genomic window of Pseudomonadales bacterium includes the following:
- a CDS encoding nucleotidyl transferase AbiEii/AbiGii toxin family protein, which translates to MISKDEILSVADETGLTPAVVEKDYVLGWLLAAIHQNAAFSDSWVFKGGTCLKKCYFETYRFSEDLDFTLKDESHLDEEFLTEQFSEVAEWLYEACGIELPQDRFKFDIYGNPRGRKSCQGRIYYGSYFASGKKSMPKIKLDLTADEVLVMHPSRQPVIHSYSDVPGDGIHVNCYSYPEVFGEKVRALGERGRPRDLYDVVNLYRNDQLPAPAVVSDVLAQKCAYKEIEKPKLIDMDDYREALTQNWEPMLAHQLPALPAFELYWDALPEFFEWIESPETERRAVLGAVSREGNIYRPAYGQLNLKALSGRSLEIIRFAAGNRLCVNLDYTDNEGNRRTRIIEPYSLRQAQNGNILLYAARADNGQIRAYKINQVNDASVVNQTFIPRYQIELSPSLNISPTQHSGGALASLDIPKSSPARPRVRTTSRTSFSSSGPTYIYRCPVCQKTFKRKKQDSRLNAHKTKEGYPCSGRAGYFEETKY; encoded by the coding sequence TTGATTAGCAAAGACGAAATACTTTCCGTTGCTGATGAAACTGGCTTAACTCCGGCTGTTGTTGAAAAAGATTATGTGCTCGGCTGGTTGCTGGCTGCTATTCACCAAAACGCGGCATTTTCTGATAGCTGGGTGTTTAAGGGCGGCACCTGCCTTAAAAAATGTTATTTCGAAACCTACCGCTTTTCTGAGGATTTGGATTTCACCCTGAAAGATGAAAGCCATCTTGATGAAGAATTTCTAACGGAGCAATTTTCGGAAGTAGCGGAATGGTTGTACGAAGCCTGCGGTATTGAACTGCCTCAAGACAGGTTTAAGTTCGACATATACGGAAACCCAAGAGGTAGAAAGTCCTGCCAAGGCCGCATTTATTACGGCAGTTATTTTGCGAGTGGAAAAAAATCCATGCCGAAGATCAAGCTTGATCTGACAGCGGATGAAGTGCTGGTTATGCACCCTTCAAGGCAGCCCGTAATCCATTCTTATAGCGATGTGCCTGGCGATGGCATTCATGTGAATTGCTATTCTTACCCGGAAGTATTCGGTGAAAAAGTAAGGGCACTTGGCGAACGCGGCAGACCAAGAGATTTATACGATGTGGTCAACTTGTATCGAAACGATCAATTGCCTGCTCCTGCAGTGGTCAGCGATGTTTTGGCGCAAAAGTGCGCTTATAAGGAAATCGAAAAGCCAAAGCTAATCGATATGGATGATTACAGGGAAGCATTGACCCAGAACTGGGAGCCAATGCTGGCTCACCAGCTTCCTGCTCTTCCCGCATTTGAATTGTATTGGGATGCATTGCCAGAATTTTTTGAATGGATAGAAAGTCCAGAGACCGAAAGAAGAGCGGTACTCGGTGCAGTATCACGAGAAGGCAATATTTATCGTCCAGCCTATGGCCAGCTTAACTTAAAGGCTCTAAGTGGCCGATCCTTGGAAATAATTCGTTTCGCAGCGGGTAATAGATTGTGCGTCAATCTGGATTACACAGATAACGAAGGAAACCGAAGAACTCGGATTATTGAGCCATATTCACTACGCCAAGCCCAAAACGGCAATATTTTACTTTACGCTGCGCGAGCGGATAACGGGCAAATCAGGGCGTACAAGATTAATCAAGTCAATGATGCTTCTGTCGTCAACCAAACATTTATACCGCGTTACCAGATTGAGTTATCGCCAAGCTTAAATATTTCTCCTACGCAACATTCTGGAGGCGCATTAGCAAGCCTGGATATACCGAAAAGCTCTCCGGCAAGACCTAGAGTAAGGACAACCAGCAGAACGAGTTTTTCTAGCAGTGGGCCAACCTATATATATCGCTGCCCAGTTTGTCAGAAAACTTTTAAGCGAAAAAAGCAGGACTCCAGGCTCAATGCTCATAAAACAAAAGAAGGCTATCCATGTTCTGGAAGAGCAGGATATTTTGAGGAAACAAAATATTAG
- a CDS encoding aldehyde dehydrogenase: MSFDHHKIFVGGQWITPSSDQRSPIINASTEEVIGSVPKCNTADMDTAVAAARDAMKSPAWGGLDGKGRAAHILRFADAIEKRGKQLAESVSLQNGMPINVADTLESEFVVGVLRYYAALAEGMVDEEVRPSPTGATTIVRREPMGVVGAIIPWNFPVALSIFKIAPALAAGCAIVIKPSSGTVLDSYILAEAAAEADMPPGIINWVPGDRTIGSHLVTHPGVDKVAFTGSTGAGRIIAEQCARLLRPVTLELGGKSAAIVLEDANMDAVIQSLPMTSVLNNGQACFSCTRILAPASKYDQVVEAIASGVGNLPVGEALDRNTVIGPMASAGHRDSVQNYIDLGSSEARVVVGGGKTDRERGYFVKPTVFADVDNNSRVAQEEIFGPVLCVIKYKDEDDAIRIANDSDFGLGGTIWSEDRDHANDLARRVETGTIGINGYMPDLNAPFGGVKDSGLGRELGPESLGSYLRYKSIYQLG; this comes from the coding sequence ATGAGCTTCGATCACCACAAAATCTTCGTCGGCGGCCAATGGATCACGCCTAGCTCCGACCAGCGCTCACCCATTATCAATGCCTCAACAGAAGAAGTCATCGGCAGTGTTCCAAAATGTAACACCGCAGATATGGATACCGCCGTTGCCGCCGCACGCGATGCCATGAAGAGCCCTGCCTGGGGTGGCCTTGACGGCAAAGGCCGTGCAGCTCACATACTCCGCTTTGCTGATGCCATTGAAAAACGTGGCAAGCAACTGGCTGAATCGGTGAGCTTGCAAAATGGTATGCCCATTAATGTCGCCGATACGCTTGAATCCGAGTTCGTAGTAGGAGTATTACGCTACTACGCCGCACTAGCTGAAGGCATGGTCGACGAAGAAGTACGCCCATCCCCCACTGGTGCGACAACTATTGTACGTCGCGAACCTATGGGAGTAGTGGGCGCCATCATTCCTTGGAACTTCCCGGTAGCACTGTCGATTTTCAAAATCGCTCCCGCCCTTGCTGCCGGTTGCGCCATCGTCATCAAACCTTCGTCTGGCACTGTGCTTGATAGTTATATCTTGGCCGAAGCTGCCGCTGAAGCTGATATGCCTCCAGGCATCATCAACTGGGTTCCTGGCGACCGCACTATTGGCTCACACCTGGTAACGCACCCTGGCGTCGACAAAGTCGCCTTTACCGGCTCCACCGGAGCAGGCCGTATCATCGCTGAACAATGTGCTCGCTTACTGCGTCCAGTAACACTGGAGCTAGGTGGTAAGTCAGCCGCCATCGTTCTGGAAGACGCCAACATGGACGCTGTTATACAAAGCTTGCCAATGACCTCCGTGCTAAACAATGGTCAAGCGTGCTTCTCATGTACCCGCATTCTCGCACCTGCCAGCAAATATGATCAGGTAGTAGAAGCCATTGCCAGCGGCGTTGGCAACCTACCCGTAGGTGAAGCGCTGGACCGCAACACCGTCATCGGCCCTATGGCTTCTGCCGGGCATCGTGACAGCGTACAAAACTATATCGATCTTGGCTCCTCTGAAGCCCGTGTTGTTGTTGGTGGTGGTAAAACAGACCGCGAACGCGGCTACTTTGTGAAACCAACAGTCTTTGCAGACGTTGACAACAACTCTCGCGTTGCTCAAGAAGAAATCTTCGGCCCAGTACTGTGCGTTATCAAATACAAAGACGAAGACGACGCCATTCGCATCGCTAATGATTCCGACTTTGGCTTGGGCGGAACAATTTGGTCTGAAGATCGCGATCACGCCAACGACCTGGCTCGTCGCGTTGAAACCGGCACCATCGGCATCAACGGCTACATGCCAGATCTGAATGCACCGTTTGGTGGCGTAAAAGACAGTGGCCTTGGCCGCGAGTTGGGGCCAGAATCACTAGGCTCATACTTGCGTTACAAATCGATCTACCAGCTGGGATAA
- the queG gene encoding tRNA epoxyqueuosine(34) reductase QueG — MPETATPTDYQQLARQIKQWGAELGFQQIAITDTDLKQTGERLNQWLSKGYQGDMRWMGEHGSKRYNPPELLPGTTRVITVRLDYLPNDDNLIAVLKNESSAYISRYALGRDYHKLIRKRLTTLAKEIEKAVPGEAVVQRPFVDSAPVMEKPLAVKAGLGWMGKHTLVINSNAGSWFFLGEIYTNLPLPVDEPVEHDQCGECSACLKVCPTDAFPEPYVLDARRCISYLTIEHKGSIPEEFREPMGNRVFGCDDCQAICPWNKEAAPASEKDFSPRHKLDNSELLKLFRWSESEFLKYTEGSPIRRIGYERWLRNLAIGLGNAPTSDAIIQALQTQENHSSELVREHVGWALGQHQQPGRKRKRKIKA, encoded by the coding sequence ATGCCAGAAACAGCCACGCCCACAGATTACCAACAGCTCGCCCGACAAATTAAACAGTGGGGGGCAGAGCTGGGTTTTCAGCAGATTGCCATCACCGACACTGACCTGAAGCAAACGGGCGAGCGCTTGAACCAGTGGTTGAGCAAGGGCTATCAGGGCGATATGCGCTGGATGGGCGAGCACGGCAGCAAACGCTACAACCCACCAGAACTGCTCCCTGGCACCACACGTGTGATAACCGTGCGCCTCGATTATCTGCCAAATGACGACAACCTGATTGCCGTGCTCAAGAATGAGTCCAGCGCCTATATCTCTCGCTATGCACTGGGGCGCGATTACCACAAACTGATTCGCAAGCGTCTCACCACCCTGGCTAAAGAGATTGAAAAGGCTGTGCCCGGAGAAGCTGTAGTGCAACGGCCCTTTGTGGACAGCGCCCCAGTGATGGAGAAACCCCTTGCCGTTAAGGCAGGGCTAGGCTGGATGGGCAAACACACGCTGGTAATCAACAGTAACGCGGGTTCATGGTTTTTCCTGGGGGAAATCTACACCAATCTGCCACTGCCAGTAGACGAACCTGTCGAACACGATCAGTGTGGTGAATGCTCGGCCTGCCTGAAAGTATGCCCCACTGACGCCTTCCCTGAACCCTATGTGCTGGACGCCCGCCGCTGCATCTCTTATCTGACCATTGAGCACAAAGGCAGTATTCCGGAAGAGTTCCGTGAACCGATGGGGAATCGTGTCTTTGGTTGCGACGACTGCCAGGCAATTTGTCCCTGGAACAAAGAAGCTGCACCTGCCAGCGAAAAGGATTTCTCTCCCCGGCACAAACTGGACAACAGTGAGCTGCTAAAGCTGTTCCGGTGGAGTGAAAGCGAGTTCCTGAAATACACCGAAGGCTCGCCCATCAGACGCATCGGTTACGAGCGCTGGCTGAGAAATCTAGCCATCGGATTAGGTAACGCACCCACGTCAGACGCCATAATTCAAGCGCTGCAAACTCAGGAAAACCACTCATCTGAGCTAGTCAGAGAACATGTGGGCTGGGCATTGGGGCAGCATCAACAACCCGGCAGAAAAAGAAAACGGAAAATCAAAGCCTGA
- the tsaE gene encoding tRNA (adenosine(37)-N6)-threonylcarbamoyltransferase complex ATPase subunit type 1 TsaE, translated as MSVITRSIYGEDAMVQFGSELGAVLPDGILVFLEGELGAGKTTLTRGILRAMGHEGAVKSPTYTLVEPYSLDGKTLYHFDLYRMADPEELEFMGIRDYLTEGNYCLVEWPERGAGVLTEPDLRVKIEVAGEGRRVVLESLSERGLLATDSLST; from the coding sequence ATGAGTGTCATTACCCGCAGTATTTACGGTGAAGATGCCATGGTGCAGTTCGGCTCCGAGCTGGGTGCTGTGCTGCCCGATGGCATTCTGGTGTTTCTGGAAGGAGAACTGGGTGCCGGTAAAACCACACTGACCCGCGGTATACTGAGAGCTATGGGGCATGAGGGCGCTGTGAAAAGCCCCACCTATACGCTAGTGGAACCGTATAGCCTCGACGGTAAAACACTTTATCATTTTGATTTATACCGCATGGCGGACCCGGAAGAGCTGGAATTTATGGGTATCAGGGATTATTTGACGGAAGGGAACTATTGCCTGGTTGAATGGCCTGAACGGGGAGCGGGCGTTTTGACAGAGCCTGATTTACGCGTGAAGATTGAGGTTGCGGGCGAAGGTCGACGTGTCGTGCTGGAAAGTCTTAGCGAGCGAGGTCTGCTGGCGACAGACAGTTTGTCGACCTGA
- a CDS encoding N-acetylmuramoyl-L-alanine amidase, translating to MLSIPAAFASTIEGVRLWRAPDHTRLVFDLSGPVDHKIFPLNNPDRLVIDIPKASAQSRFDNIDLSNTPIQKIRSGTHNQKDLRVVLDMKASVNPRSFVLKRNEQYGDRLVVDLYDRTQETEKTLEDIAENPRRDIVIAIDAGHGGEDPGASGPNRIREKKVVLAISQELKKLVDSSKGFKATLIRDGDYYIPLRKRTEVARSRRADLFISIHADAFSKPQANGASVFALSRRGATSETARYLAQRENRADLIGGAGSVSLDDKDEMLASVLLDLSMTATLSSSLDVGEDVLRSIGGITRLHKKRVEQAGFLVLKSPDIPSILVETGFISNPSEARRLNDHHYQKKMARAIFNGVRGYFTANPPAGTLLAALAQERGKEHIIQNGDTLSAIALRYNVSVNEILRHNGLKDTHIKVGQRIKIPTS from the coding sequence TTGTTATCTATTCCAGCTGCCTTTGCCTCAACGATTGAAGGCGTTCGCCTGTGGCGTGCGCCTGACCATACCCGACTGGTGTTTGATCTGAGCGGCCCGGTGGACCACAAGATTTTTCCGCTGAATAACCCTGATCGATTGGTGATTGATATTCCAAAAGCGTCTGCTCAGAGCCGTTTTGACAATATTGATCTGTCCAATACGCCTATTCAAAAGATTCGCAGCGGAACCCACAATCAGAAAGATTTGCGGGTGGTGCTGGATATGAAGGCATCGGTCAATCCGCGCAGTTTTGTGTTGAAGAGAAATGAGCAGTACGGAGATCGTCTGGTTGTTGACCTGTATGACCGCACTCAGGAGACCGAAAAAACCCTTGAGGATATTGCTGAAAATCCGCGCCGAGATATTGTCATTGCGATTGATGCCGGGCATGGCGGGGAAGACCCGGGCGCCTCCGGACCTAACCGGATTCGAGAGAAGAAAGTGGTGTTGGCTATCAGCCAGGAGCTAAAAAAACTGGTGGACAGCAGTAAGGGCTTTAAGGCAACGCTGATTCGGGATGGTGACTACTACATCCCTTTGCGAAAACGTACGGAAGTAGCACGCAGCCGCAGGGCTGATTTGTTTATTTCTATCCATGCCGACGCCTTTAGTAAACCGCAAGCCAATGGTGCGTCGGTATTCGCCCTGTCGCGTCGGGGCGCCACCAGTGAAACCGCCCGCTACCTGGCACAGCGTGAAAACCGTGCTGATTTGATTGGGGGGGCGGGCAGTGTCAGCCTTGACGACAAGGACGAGATGCTGGCCAGCGTACTGCTGGATCTTTCGATGACGGCGACTTTGAGTAGCAGTCTGGATGTCGGGGAGGATGTATTGCGGTCAATTGGCGGTATCACCCGATTGCACAAAAAAAGGGTGGAGCAGGCAGGCTTTCTGGTGCTCAAGTCACCGGATATTCCTTCTATTCTGGTGGAGACAGGTTTTATCTCTAATCCGAGTGAGGCTCGCCGTCTTAATGATCACCACTATCAGAAAAAAATGGCCAGAGCGATTTTTAATGGCGTTAGAGGGTATTTTACCGCCAATCCACCCGCAGGAACGTTGCTGGCGGCACTTGCTCAGGAGCGTGGCAAGGAGCACATCATTCAAAATGGCGATACCTTGTCGGCCATAGCGTTGCGCTATAACGTCAGTGTGAACGAAATTTTGCGCCACAACGGCCTCAAAGACACGCACATCAAAGTAGGTCAGCGGATAAAAATACCGACATCCTGA
- the mutL gene encoding DNA mismatch repair endonuclease MutL has product MPQIHLLSPRLANQIAAGEVVERPASVIKELLENSIDAGATRIDIDVDAGGVKLMRVRDNGSGMEKDDLPLALSRHATSKIVQLDDLEAVATLGFRGEALASIASVSRLALLSNNQLQGSGWKAETEGREMEASLQPVAHPQGTTVEVRDLFFNTPARRKFLRAEKTELNRIDDIVKKLALSHFDVGFTLRHNGKALRSFPAAGSQLEQERRVAGVCGPAFMENALYVDMEAADLRLWGWVGLPTFSRSQADLQHFYVNGRSIRDKLVTHAVRQAYQDVLYHGRHPAYVLFLELNPAEVDVNVHPTKHEVRFRDSRTVHDFLFRSLYRAVADVRPGDVAAPLPVFTGQARAEQTGVAPQSSFQHALGGLQSRPSSFQPSSLSQSGSVGEQMAGYQALHGDDVFGNSAATPAAGWAVGVSGTDNVEIPPLGFAIAQLKGVYILAENAEGLVLVDMHAAHERITYERMKQAFEAQGITSQPLLVPETIAVSQREADGAEEHSEQFESLGFVLQRAGPESLLVRQVPAMLRESDVEPLVRDVLADLLEHGSSDRIQNHLNEILSTMACHGSVRANRKLTVPEMNALLRDMEMTERSGQCNHGRPTWTKISLEELDKLFMRGR; this is encoded by the coding sequence ATGCCACAGATTCATCTGCTTTCTCCCCGCCTTGCCAATCAGATAGCAGCTGGCGAAGTGGTTGAACGGCCAGCATCGGTTATCAAGGAGCTGTTGGAAAACAGTATTGATGCGGGTGCCACGCGTATTGATATTGATGTGGATGCCGGTGGAGTCAAGTTGATGCGTGTACGGGATAACGGCAGCGGTATGGAGAAAGACGACTTGCCACTGGCGCTGAGTCGTCATGCGACCAGCAAAATTGTCCAGCTTGATGATCTGGAAGCCGTGGCAACACTGGGTTTTCGCGGTGAAGCGCTGGCGAGTATCGCATCGGTTTCCCGGCTCGCTTTACTGTCAAATAATCAGCTGCAGGGTTCTGGCTGGAAGGCTGAAACTGAAGGGCGCGAGATGGAAGCGAGCCTGCAACCGGTGGCCCACCCGCAGGGAACCACCGTTGAAGTGCGCGACCTGTTTTTTAATACCCCGGCGCGGCGCAAGTTTTTGCGGGCTGAAAAAACCGAACTCAACCGCATTGACGATATTGTAAAAAAACTGGCGTTGAGCCACTTTGATGTAGGCTTTACCTTGCGACATAACGGCAAGGCATTGCGCTCATTTCCTGCTGCCGGTTCGCAGCTTGAACAGGAGCGCAGAGTGGCCGGAGTGTGTGGCCCCGCCTTTATGGAAAACGCCCTTTATGTAGATATGGAGGCGGCAGATTTGCGCCTTTGGGGTTGGGTTGGCTTGCCGACTTTTTCCCGCAGTCAGGCTGACTTGCAACACTTTTACGTTAATGGGCGCAGTATTCGCGACAAGCTGGTGACGCATGCGGTGCGGCAAGCCTATCAGGATGTGCTCTATCATGGTCGACACCCGGCTTACGTGCTTTTTCTGGAGTTGAATCCGGCTGAAGTGGATGTGAATGTGCACCCTACCAAGCATGAGGTCCGGTTCCGCGATAGCCGCACAGTGCACGATTTTTTATTCCGCAGCCTTTATCGCGCCGTGGCAGATGTTCGTCCCGGCGATGTGGCGGCACCGCTTCCTGTCTTTACCGGGCAGGCGCGCGCGGAGCAAACAGGGGTGGCTCCACAGAGCAGCTTTCAGCATGCTTTGGGAGGGTTACAGTCCCGGCCGTCATCTTTTCAGCCCTCAAGCCTTTCGCAGTCGGGCTCTGTCGGTGAGCAAATGGCAGGTTACCAGGCTTTGCATGGTGATGATGTCTTCGGCAACTCGGCTGCTACCCCAGCGGCGGGATGGGCTGTTGGCGTTAGTGGTACCGATAATGTTGAAATTCCGCCACTCGGTTTTGCCATTGCCCAGCTCAAGGGCGTCTATATTCTGGCGGAAAATGCCGAAGGGCTGGTGTTGGTCGATATGCATGCCGCCCACGAGAGAATTACCTATGAGCGCATGAAACAGGCTTTCGAAGCGCAGGGGATAACGTCGCAACCGTTATTGGTGCCAGAAACAATTGCCGTGAGCCAGCGTGAGGCGGACGGCGCTGAAGAGCACAGTGAGCAGTTCGAGAGTCTGGGGTTTGTGTTGCAGCGAGCGGGGCCCGAAAGCCTGCTGGTCCGTCAGGTTCCTGCCATGTTAAGGGAGTCTGACGTGGAACCGTTGGTGCGCGATGTTCTTGCCGATTTGCTCGAGCATGGCAGCAGTGACAGAATACAGAATCACCTTAATGAAATCCTGTCGACCATGGCCTGTCACGGTTCCGTCAGAGCTAACCGGAAACTGACTGTTCCCGAGATGAATGCACTGCTGCGTGATATGGAAATGACTGAGCGCAGTGGGCAGTGCAACCATGGTCGCCCCACCTGGACAAAAATCTCATTGGAAGAGCTCGACAAACTGTTTATGCGGGGCAGATAG
- the miaA gene encoding tRNA (adenosine(37)-N6)-dimethylallyltransferase MiaA, translating into MGPTATGKTDLAIALREYLPVDIISVDSALVYRGLDIGSAKPCAVELAKAPHRLIDICDPSEAYSAAQFVTDARREMADITAKGRIPLLVGGTMLYFKALLEGLSDAPAVDPAIRQAIETEAAQKGWPVMHQQLMEVDPDTAAKIHPNHSQRIQRALEVFRATGVPVSVYRQQHQQGGGGAPIEDDYEIFQLALLPHDRKWLHQRIEQRFRQMLVQGFEVEVRALLERGDLHADLPAIRAVGYRQMWQFLEGHLSYDEMLLKGVAATRQLAKRQLTWLRKWPDLQRFYLDNEDGTLISPKEILDNCLKFLHKGSIYNRQAE; encoded by the coding sequence ATGGGCCCTACTGCAACGGGTAAAACCGATCTGGCGATTGCCCTTCGCGAATATTTGCCAGTTGACATTATTAGCGTTGATTCGGCGCTGGTGTATCGTGGGCTTGATATTGGTTCAGCCAAGCCTTGTGCGGTTGAACTGGCAAAAGCACCTCACCGGCTGATAGACATCTGCGATCCATCCGAGGCCTATTCTGCCGCGCAGTTTGTAACCGATGCCCGCCGGGAAATGGCTGATATTACTGCCAAGGGCCGTATTCCTTTGCTGGTAGGTGGCACTATGCTTTATTTCAAAGCTTTGCTGGAAGGGTTGTCGGACGCGCCAGCCGTTGATCCCGCTATTCGCCAGGCAATTGAGACGGAAGCAGCGCAAAAAGGCTGGCCTGTAATGCACCAGCAGTTGATGGAAGTTGACCCGGACACTGCAGCAAAAATTCATCCCAATCATTCTCAGAGAATTCAGCGAGCGCTGGAAGTTTTTCGTGCTACAGGGGTGCCGGTGTCAGTGTATCGCCAGCAGCATCAACAGGGGGGTGGCGGTGCTCCGATTGAGGATGATTACGAGATCTTTCAATTGGCATTGTTGCCCCATGATCGCAAGTGGCTTCACCAGCGTATTGAGCAGCGTTTCCGGCAGATGTTGGTACAGGGGTTTGAGGTAGAAGTGCGCGCACTGCTTGAGAGAGGCGACCTTCATGCTGATTTACCGGCTATTCGTGCTGTAGGTTACCGGCAAATGTGGCAGTTTCTGGAGGGGCATCTCAGCTATGATGAAATGCTGTTAAAAGGTGTTGCTGCTACCCGGCAGCTGGCCAAACGGCAGCTGACATGGTTGAGAAAATGGCCTGATTTGCAGCGGTTTTACTTGGATAATGAGGACGGAACGCTAATAAGCCCGAAAGAAATTTTAGATAATTGCTTGAAATTTTTGCATAAAGGATCCATATACAATAGGCAGGCCGAATAG
- the hfq gene encoding RNA chaperone Hfq translates to MSKGHNLQDPFLNQLRKERVPVSIFLVNGIKLQGQVESFDQFVVLLKNAVSQMVYKHAISTIVPSRPVRLPMATPGQEEDSDPHNS, encoded by the coding sequence ATGTCAAAGGGGCATAATCTACAAGACCCTTTCCTGAACCAATTGCGCAAGGAGCGCGTGCCGGTGTCAATTTTTCTGGTTAACGGCATCAAGTTGCAAGGCCAGGTAGAGTCTTTTGACCAATTTGTGGTGCTTTTAAAAAATGCTGTCAGCCAGATGGTCTACAAACATGCGATATCAACTATCGTTCCTTCGCGACCTGTGCGTTTGCCAATGGCCACGCCAGGGCAAGAGGAAGACTCTGATCCGCACAATAGCTAG
- the hflX gene encoding GTPase HflX, with product MFFERPESGELSVLVHLDLASEKEPEDPREFEELVLSAGGDPVTLITGKRLTPHPKLFIGTGKLEELCSVVEETGAGLVIFNHNLSPSQERNLEKSLQCRVLDRTGLILDIFAQRARTHEGKLQVELAQLEHMSTRLVRGWTHLERQKGGIGLRGPGETQLETDRRLLRERIKSILKRLDKVRKQRDQGRRSRQRADIPTVSLVGYTNAGKSTLFNRITESEVYAADQLFATLDPTMRRIELADVGTTILADTVGFISHLPHKLVEAFRATLEEAASASLLLHVVDAHSEDRHTQLERVDEVLVEIHAHQLPTLIVHNKIDLLDDVAPRIDRDHNGRPVAVWLSAQTGVGCEQLLQAISELLAEDIVHETVQLAPVHARLRSQLYESKAVLAETTTETGAALLELRVPRRELQRLLKSEGLTIEQLKVVEQTENQKIA from the coding sequence TTGTTTTTTGAACGACCGGAATCCGGTGAGTTGTCGGTGCTTGTCCATCTGGACTTGGCCAGCGAAAAAGAACCGGAAGATCCCAGAGAATTTGAAGAGCTGGTTCTGTCTGCTGGTGGCGATCCGGTCACATTGATTACAGGCAAGCGATTAACTCCGCATCCGAAACTGTTTATCGGTACCGGTAAGCTGGAAGAGCTTTGCTCTGTCGTTGAGGAGACTGGTGCCGGGTTGGTGATTTTCAATCACAACCTGTCACCGAGTCAGGAGCGCAACCTGGAAAAATCCCTGCAGTGCCGGGTGCTTGATCGCACCGGGCTGATTCTGGATATTTTTGCCCAGCGGGCGCGCACCCATGAAGGTAAGTTACAGGTGGAACTGGCTCAATTAGAGCATATGTCCACCCGGTTGGTCCGGGGCTGGACTCACCTGGAGAGGCAAAAAGGTGGTATTGGCCTGCGCGGTCCCGGTGAGACCCAGCTTGAAACTGACCGTCGATTATTGCGTGAGCGAATCAAATCAATTCTGAAACGGCTTGATAAGGTGCGTAAGCAGCGCGATCAGGGGCGCCGTTCGCGGCAGCGTGCAGACATTCCGACGGTTTCTCTGGTGGGTTACACCAATGCAGGCAAATCGACACTGTTTAATCGTATTACCGAATCGGAAGTGTATGCGGCAGACCAGCTGTTCGCTACGTTGGATCCAACCATGCGGCGCATTGAGCTGGCCGATGTGGGAACGACGATCCTGGCTGACACGGTGGGGTTTATCAGTCATTTGCCGCATAAACTGGTTGAAGCGTTCCGCGCTACGCTTGAGGAGGCCGCCAGTGCCAGTTTGCTGTTGCATGTGGTTGACGCGCATTCTGAAGATCGGCACACCCAGCTTGAACGTGTCGATGAGGTGCTGGTAGAGATTCATGCGCACCAGCTACCAACATTAATTGTTCATAATAAAATTGATTTGCTGGATGATGTTGCTCCCCGTATTGACCGCGACCATAACGGCAGGCCTGTGGCGGTCTGGTTGTCAGCGCAAACAGGGGTGGGTTGTGAACAGCTGTTGCAGGCTATTAGTGAGCTGCTGGCAGAAGATATTGTTCATGAAACCGTTCAGTTGGCGCCTGTGCATGCACGGTTGCGCTCTCAGCTTTATGAAAGCAAGGCGGTGCTTGCCGAGACTACGACTGAAACAGGGGCTGCGCTGCTTGAGTTAAGAGTGCCGCGCCGGGAGTTGCAGCGGCTCTTGAAATCCGAGGGTTTGACCATAGAACAGTTAAAAGTGGTTGAACAGACCGAAAATCAGAAAATTGCCTGA